From the Actinopolymorpha singaporensis genome, the window GGGTAGGCCGCGTCGTCGACGAGTGCGATCTTCACACCGTTGCTCGCCGGGGGACTGGCCGGCTGAACCGTGTTGACCGCGTAGTCACCGCAGGCCTTGTCGAAGTCCGCCTTCGAGCCGTCGGCACACACGACTGTGAGCTGTCCGTTCACGACCCCGCGACGGGTCGCGGTGTACTGCGGGAACGACGCGGGCATTCCGTTGCTGTCGATCACCGAGTGCCGCGCGCCCAGTGCTCCACCGCTGCTGTCGATCGGTGCCCGCGCGGCGACGAGGTACTGGTGGTTGAGGAACGAACCGCCGTTCGCCGCCTGGAAGAAGTGGTCGGCGACGATGTACTTCGGCGCACCGGGGGCGTGGAGGTAGCGGTAGATCGGCAATTGCGTCGTGTCGTACACGCCCATGGCCAGTCCGATGGCATCGCTTCCGGTGACGTAGCGGTCCTGCCTGCCACCGTCGATCTGGTACTTCTCCTCGTAGAAGCGGTGGTTCAGGTCGCGGGTGCAGCCTCCGGGCTGGGCGCCCGGGCTGTCCTTGAGAATCCCTTCCGGGTTGGGCGCACCCGGTGCGGGACACGTCCGGTCGGTCGCGGCGATGTAGTCGTCGATGGTGAACGGCGCGTTCGTGAAGTGACTGGCACTGACGCCGTGCGCGGTGTCGGTGCACGTGGTCGACAGTGGAGGGGATTTCAGGTTCACGTCCCGTTGCGGCAGGCAGCCGAACGGTGTTCCGTCCTGCGCGACCTGGACGGTGTGCGCCGGGTCCGCGGCGGAAAGGCCCTCGACGGTCTGCCCGTTGACCTCGCCCCACGTGCCGTACAGGTTGTCGAAGCTGTGGTTCTCCTCGTAGATCACGACCAGGTGGTGGTAGTTGCCTACCACCTTGGGTGGCCCGCCGTTCGCGACGTCGGCTGCCATCGCCCGCGTCGGCGGTGACGTGGCTGACGTGAGGGCGAGAAGTCCGAGGAGCGAGAGGCACGACCCGACCGACAGCGCCCGCATCCGAGTGCGCATGATTCCTCCCCAACCAGCCGGGGACCTTGATCAGGCCGTCAGGGTGACAGCGAATCCCGCACCTGTCGAGGACCCTCTTTCTCGGGCACCGCTGTTCAGCGGTGTCCCTGGAGTTCGGCGAGCCGGGGCGCGTTCTCCACGTCCGGGCGGAACGACGCGTACGCCGTGGCGACGATGCCGACGACGGCGATCGCGGCCGCGTACACGACGACCGGCCACACGCTGTCGAACGCGGCGGTGAGGGCCGTGGCGATCAGTGGTGCGAAGCCTCCGCCGAGCGTGTTGGAGATCTGGTAGCCGATGTTGACACCCGTGGTGCGGGCCTCCACGTCGAACATCTCGGCCAGCATCGTCTGCAACGTCCCCTGCATCGCCACACCGGGAATGACGAAGCCGACCACCATGCCCAGCCAGATGAGCACCGCCACGTCGGTCTGGTAGAGCGCGAAGGTCGGATAGATCAGCAGCGCGAAGCCGATGCACGCGCCGATGTAGGTCGGACGGCGGCCGACCCTGTCCGACAGGCTTCCCCACAGCGGTGCGACGACGATCTGCAGAGCGCCGACGATCATCGTGCCGATGAAGCCGACCTGGGCCTGGGTGCCCTTGGACACGATGTAGGCGAGGCCGAACGTGAGGATGACGTAGCCGGCGATGCTCTGCGGCAGGCCGATGAGAATGCCGAGTACGGCGTTCTTCGGGTGTCGGCACACCTCCTTGAGCGGGAGCCCACGCTTCGTCCGGTTCCCCTCCTTCGCCTGCAGGGTCGCGTGCTCCTTGAACTCCTCGGACTCCTCCAGCTTGGACCGGAGTACGACGGCGACGACGGCGAGCACCAGCGCGAAGACGAACGGGATGCGCCATCCCCAGGTCATGAAGAACTCTTCGGAGCCGATGCCGAGCGCGGCCATGAAGCCGGCCGAGGCGACGTTCGCGACCCCCGCGCCGCTGATCAGCAGTGCGCCGAACAGGCCGCGCCGGCCCACCGGCGCGTGCTCGACCACGAGCGAGGCGGCACCACCCATCTCACCGCCCACGAACAGGCCCTGCAGCATCCGGAAGAACAGCAGCAGGATCGGCGCCGCGACTCCGATGGAGTCCGCGGACGGGATGAGGCCGATGGCGGCCGTCACGATGCCCATCCCGACGACCGTGATCATCAGCGCCTTCTTGCGTCCCATCCGGTCACCCACGTGGCCGAACAGCAGCCCGCCGATCGGGCGCAGAAGGAAGCCGAAAGCGAACGTCGCGAACGATTCCAGCGTCCCCACGGTGCTGTTGGAGTTGGGGAAGAACACCGTGGGGAAGACGGTCGCGGAGGCGAGTCCGTAGAGGTAGTAGTCGTAGTACTCCATCAGTGTGCCGATGGCTCCGCCCGCGACCATGCGTCGCTGCTTGGGCGGGACGCCGCCGGTCCGCCTTCCGGCCTGCTGCTCGTCGGTGCGCGGCGTCGGTTCCATGGGAGTCTCCTTGGCGCGGGGTCCGGTGGGCTGCCTGGCGTGACACCCCTGTGTACTCCCTTGGCCCGGCACTTGATCAACTGCACCCCGGCTCGGCCGACGCGAAACCCACGGCCGACGGCCCTACGGAGCCGTGTCGGTCCAGGTGACCGGGAGTTCGTGCACGCCGTAGATGTTCATGTCGGTCCGCAGTCTCACCTCGCCGGCGGGGATGGCGAGCGCGAGAGTGGGGAAGCGGCGGAGCAGCCCGGCGATGCCGGCGCGAAGCTCGATGCGGGCAAGTTGCTGGCCGAGACACTGGTGGACGCCGTGGCCGAACGACAGGTGGCCGCGGGCGTTGCGCCGAAGGTCCAGGCTGTCCGGGTCGCCGAAACGCAGCGGGTCGTGGTTGGCGGCGAGCAACGAGACGACGACGGTGGATCCCTTGCCGATCGTCTCACCACACAGCTCGACGTCCTCGGTGGCGTAGCGGTAGAAGATGTCCGCCACGGACAGATACCGCATGAGTTCCTCGACGGCACCGGGCAACAGGTCGGGGTCGGCACGCAGCTCGGCCAGCTGCTCGGGGTGCTCCAACAGGGCGAACGTGCCCAGGGCCAGCATGTTGGCGGTGGTCTCGTGGCCTGCCAGCAGCAGCAGGAAGGCAATGCCGACGAGCTCCTCGATGGAGAGGTCGTCGTCGCGGGCCAGGTCGGAGAGGATGTCCTCGCCGGGCTCGGCGCGTTTGCCGGTGACGAGTTCGGCGAGATAGCCGGTCATCGCGCCGTACGCCGCCATCTTCTCCGCAAGCGTCTGGTCCCTGACCAGGAACTTCGCCGAGTTGACCTGGAAGTTGGCGCGGTCCTCGTAGGGGACGCCGAGCAGCTCGCAGATCACCAGCGAGGGCACCGGTAGGGCGAACTCCCTGACCAGATCGACCGGCGGCGTGAGGCGAGCCAGCTCGTCCAGTTGCCGCTCGACGATGTCGATGATCTGTTCCTCCAGCAGCTTCATGCGCCGGACGGTGAAGGCCCCGACGAGCTTGCGCCGAAGCCGGCTGTGGTCGGGCGGGTCCATGGCGATGAACAGGCCCGGTACCTGCGGTGAGGGTTCGGTGGCGGCGGGCATACCGGGCGTCTCGTACGGTACGTGCACGACGCCGAGGTCCTGGCGGGAGCTGAACCGCGTGTCGGCCATCAGCCGGCGGACCGCCTCGTAGCCGGTGACCAGCCAGCCCTGGTGACCGTCGGGGAAGATCATCGGACTGACGGGCCTCACCTCGCGCAGCCGGGTGATCTCGCGCGGCGGGTCGAACGGGCCCGCGTCCCGCTCCATGGGCAGGCCGTGGGGAATGGAAACCGTCTGGCTCATCGGGGATGTCCCTTCCGTGGCGCCGTCCAGCGGCGCCCTCTCGTGGGGTCTTCTCGTGGCCTCGTGGGCTCGTGGCCTCGTGGCCTTGTGGTGGCCACGATCTCCGGCGGACCTGACACGGGCCTGACACGGTTCTGACACCGGCCCTCCCGTCCCCGCCGCCGCACCGGCGGCACACCGAAGACCACGGAGGCCGGCCGGTCGACCATGGCAAAATCAGCCGGGTGCAGGTCGGGATACTGGGACCGTTCGAGGTTCATACGGACGACGGCGCCCTGGCCGACGTGCCCGGCGCCCGGTTGCGCGCGCTGCTGGTCGCCCTCGCGCTCGACCCGGGCCGCGCGGTCCCGAAGGCCGCGCTGGTCGACTGGATCTGGGGCGAGCACCCGCCTGCCGACGCGGCGAACGCCCTGCAGCGGTTGGCGTCCCGGCTGCGGAAGGCGCTGCCGGCAGGGGTGGTCGAGGGGCAGCCGGACGGCTATCGCCTGAGGGTGGAGCCCGACGCCGTCGACGCCGTACGGTTCGAACGCCTTCTCGCCCGCGCCCGAGGCGACGAGGACCTCCGGCGGCTGCGCGAGGCGCTCGCTCTCTGGCGCGGAGCGGCCATGCAGGACGTCGGGTTGCCTGACAGCGCGGCGTTCGACGCGGCGGTGACGCGGCTGGAAGGGCTGCGCCTGGCAGCCCTGGAGGACCGGTTCGACGCGGAGATCGCCCTCGGCCACGGCGCGGAGCTGGTCACCGAGCTCACCGATCTGGTGGCCGCCCACCCGGTGCGCGAACGTCTCGTCTCCGCGTTGATGCGTGCGCTCGTCGCCACCGGCCGGGACGCAGAGGCGCTGCGCGTGTTCGAGCGGACGAGGGAGGTCCTGGCCGACGAACTCGGCGCCGACCCCTCGGCGGAGCTGTCCGCGTTGCACGTCGCGTTGCTGAGGGGCGAGGTGGGAGGCCGGGAGCAGCCTGTCAAGACCAACGTGCGTGCGGAGCTGACCAGCTACGTGGGCAAGGACGCCGATGTCAGCGCGGTCCGTGAGCTGCTCGCCGAGCACCGGCTCACGACGCTGATCGGGCCAGGCGGCTCGGGCAAGACGAGGTTGGCAACCGAAACCGCACGCACGCTGGTCGGTGACCTGCCGGACGGCGCCTGGCTGGTCGAACTCGCCGTGGTCGGCACCGGCGGCGACGTGGCGCAAGCGACGCTTGACGCGATCGGGCTGCGGGACGCGCTGCTCGGTGACGCACCGGATGCGGACCCTGCGGATCGCGTCGTCGCCGCGATCCGCGACCGGGCGATGCTGCTGGTCCTGGACAACTGCGAGCACGTGATCGAGTCCGCCGCGACGTTCGCCCACCGGGTGCTCGGAGAGTGCCGGCGGTTGCGGATCCTCGCGACGAGCAGGGAACCACTCGGCATCACCGGTGAGGCACTGTGGCCGGTGGCGCCGTTGCTGCTGCCCGCCGAGGACGCCGACCCGGGCGAGATCGAGTCCGCCCCGGCCGTCCGGCTGCTGCGGGACCGGGCCGGCGCCGTGCGCAAGGAGCTCGCGACCGACTCGGCAGACGGGCACACGCCGGCGACGTTGGCGCGCGTGTGCCGGGCACTGGACGGGATGCCTCTCGCGATCGAACTCGCCGCGGCCAGGTTGCGCACCATGTCGCTCGACCAGCTCGCCAACCGGCTCGACGACCGGTTCCGCCTGTTGACCGGCGGCAGCCGGACCGCGCTGCCCCGGCACCGCACGCTGCGTGCGGTGATCGACTGGAGCTGGGAGCTGCTCACCGACGCCGAACGCGTGCTCCTGCGCAGGCTCTCGGTGTTCTCCGGCGGAGCGAGCCTGGAAGCGGCCGAGGGAGTCTGCGCGGGCGGCACCGTCGAGGAGGACCAGGTGCTGGAGTTGCTGACCGCGCTGACGGAGAAGTCGCTGCTGGTCACCGAAGGCGACTCGGCGCTGCGCTACCGGATGCTCGGCACCATCAGGGAGTACGCCGGGCAGCGGCTCGCCGAGGCGGGGGAGACGGAGCCGGCCCGTCGCGCGCACCTGGCGTACTTCACCCAACTCGCCGAAACCGCGGAGCCGCATCTTCGCCGCGCCGAGCAGCTGAGGTGGCTCGCCACGTTGGAGGCCGAGCACGACAACATCGCCGCCGCGATGCGCGGTGCGCTCGCGGCCGGCGACGCCCAGGCGGCGATGCGGCTCGCCGCGGGCGCCGGGTGGTACTGGTGGCTCGCCGGGCACAAGGCGGAGGGCCACGAGCTGATCATGGCCGCCACCGCCCTGCCCGGCGAGGTGACCGACGAGGTTCGGGCCACCGCGTACGCGTACGTCACCGCCTTCCTGACGTCGGGGCGGGAAAGTGATCAGCACCAGGCGGTGGAGTGGATCCACAGGGTGTACGAGCTGGGCGGGCGCGTCGAGCGCCGGCACCCGGCGGTGGGGCTCGTCGGTGCGCTGGAACGCATGCTGCAGGATCCGGACGCAGCCCTGTCGGCGTGGGAGCCGCTGCTGGCCGACGAGGACCCGTGGGCACGCGCCCTCGCCCGGTTGCAACTCGGCAAGATGCGGATCCAGCTCGGCCGGAAAGGGCCGGAAGCCGACGCCCACCTGCAGAAGGCGCTCTCGGAGTTCCGGGCGCTCGGGGAACGCTGGGGCATCTCGTTCGCGCTGACCGAACTGGCCGACCTGATCGCCATGCGCGGCGACTTCACCAGTGCGTGCGAACACTACGAGCACGCGATCGCGGTCGTCACCGAGGTCGGTGCGGTCGAGGACGTCGTACGCATGCGGTCCCGGCAGGCCCAGCTGTACTGGCTGTCGGGCGACGAGGAGTCGGCGGCTGCGGCCATGGCGGAGGCGCAGCGGTACGCCGACCAGGTCGGCTGGGCGAACGCGCTGACCGAGCTGGCCCTGGCCAGGGCGGAGCTCGCCCGCTGGAGCGGCGACGCCGAGCAGGCCCGCCGGCAACTCGACATCGCCACGGCCGTGCTGGGCAACGCCGCCGAGCGGGCAGGCATGCGCGCGATGCGACACGACCTGCTCGGCTACCTCGCCGACGATCTCGACGACGCACGCGAGCACCGCGCGGCGGCCCTCGACGCGGCAGCCGAGGCGGGCAACGCACCCCAGATCGCCCGGGCTCTGGTCGGGATCGCGGAGCTGGCGCTGCGCCGGGATCAGTACGACCAGGCGGCCCGACTGCTCGCGGCGAGCACGAGCCTGCGCGGCCGGCCGGATCGTTCCCAACCCGACGTGGCCCGGATCGAGGAGGCTGCCCGGCGTCGCCTCGGTGACGCGCGGTTCACCGAGGCGACGCGGGAGGGTGCCGGGGCGAGCTGGCAGGAGCTCGCCGCGGTCACGCTCGCTTCCTGAACGTCGAACGCGCCCAGACGTACCCGACGATCGCGATGCCGGCGCACCAGGCGACGGCGATCACCGCATCACCGGGCGAAGGTGCGCCGTTGAGCAGCCCCCGCAGGGTTTCGATGATCGGCGTGAACGGTTGGTACTCCGCGAACTGCCGTACACCCGGCCCCATCTTCGCAGCCGGCACGATCGCGCTGCTGAAGAACGGGAGCATCACCAGCGGCACCGAGGCGAGGCCGGCCGTCTCCGGGGACTTCGCCGCCAGTCCCAGAGCGACCGTGAGCCAGCCGACCGCGAGGCCGAGCAGAACGACGATGCCCACCGCGCCGAGCCAGTCGAGAAGACCCGCAGACGGCCTGAACCCCAGCGCGAAGGCCACTCCCACGAGAGCGCCGACGGCGACCAGGTTGGTGAGCACGCTGGCGACGACGTGACCGGTCAGCACCGCGCCGCGGGACACGTCCATGACCTTGAACCGGTTGATGATGCCCCTCGTCAGGTCGGCGTTGACAGCCGTCGCCACCGAGCCCAGTCCGTAGCAGACGGCCAGCAGCATCAGACCCGGCGTCGCGTAGTCGACGTAATCGACCCCGACGCTGAACGCGTCGCCGAGCATGTAGACGAACATCAGCATCACCACGACCGGCATCAGGACCGCGTTGAACACCGTCATCGGGTTCCGGGCGACGTGCTTGAAGTTGCGGCGCAACATCACCATCGAGTGGGACTTCATTTCGCTGCTACCTCCGTGGCGTGGCCCGTCAGGGCGAGGAAAACGTCGTCGAGATCGGGAGTGTGGACGGAGAACTCCTCGGCACTGAGCGAGTACTCGTCGAGCCTGTCCAGTAAGGCCCGCAGCGCCCTCGTTCCGCCGTCGCCGGGAACCCGAAGCGCCAGCGCATCCTCGTCCCGTATGGAGTCGGAGAGGACCAGCGCTGCCGCGTCGAGTTCCGCAGCGGTGGCGAACCGGAGCCGGACGCAGGCACCGGGCAGCCGGCGCTTGAGCTCGCCGGCAGTGCCCTGGGCGACCAGGCGGCCCTGGTCGAGCACCGCGATCCGGTCGGCGAGCTGGTCGGCCTCGTCGAGATACTGCGTGGTCAGGAAGATCGTCACGCCGTCGGCGACCAGCTCCCGGACGATCGACCACATGGTGCGCCGGCTGCGCGGATCAAGGCCCGTCGTCGGCTCGTCCAGGAAGATGATCCGCGGGTTGCCGACGAGCGTCATCGCCAGGTCGAGCTTGCGGCGCATGCCTCCGGAGTACGTCGAGACGGGTTTTCGTGCAGCCTCCGCGAGATCGAAGCGCTCCAGCAGATCGGTGACGATCCGCCTACTCCGCTTGGCGGGGACCGGGGCGAGGTCCACCATCAGCTGGAGGTTCTCCTGGCCGGTCAGCAGCTCGTCCACAGCCGCGAACTGACCGGTGACCCCGATCGCCGCGCGTACCGCCCTGGCGTCGGTCGCGACGTCGTGTCCGGCGACGCGGACCGTGCCGCTGTCGGCGTTGATCAACGTCGTCAGGATGTTCACCATCGTCGTCTTTCCGGCACC encodes:
- a CDS encoding ABC transporter permease, whose translation is MKSHSMVMLRRNFKHVARNPMTVFNAVLMPVVVMLMFVYMLGDAFSVGVDYVDYATPGLMLLAVCYGLGSVATAVNADLTRGIINRFKVMDVSRGAVLTGHVVASVLTNLVAVGALVGVAFALGFRPSAGLLDWLGAVGIVVLLGLAVGWLTVALGLAAKSPETAGLASVPLVMLPFFSSAIVPAAKMGPGVRQFAEYQPFTPIIETLRGLLNGAPSPGDAVIAVAWCAGIAIVGYVWARSTFRKRA
- a CDS encoding ATP-binding cassette domain-containing protein yields the protein MTTSAIAVCGLRKAYKDKVVLDGIDLDVPTGTIFSLLGPNGAGKTTMVNILTTLINADSGTVRVAGHDVATDARAVRAAIGVTGQFAAVDELLTGQENLQLMVDLAPVPAKRSRRIVTDLLERFDLAEAARKPVSTYSGGMRRKLDLAMTLVGNPRIIFLDEPTTGLDPRSRRTMWSIVRELVADGVTIFLTTQYLDEADQLADRIAVLDQGRLVAQGTAGELKRRLPGACVRLRFATAAELDAAALVLSDSIRDEDALALRVPGDGGTRALRALLDRLDEYSLSAEEFSVHTPDLDDVFLALTGHATEVAAK
- a CDS encoding alkaline phosphatase family protein, whose protein sequence is MRTRMRALSVGSCLSLLGLLALTSATSPPTRAMAADVANGGPPKVVGNYHHLVVIYEENHSFDNLYGTWGEVNGQTVEGLSAADPAHTVQVAQDGTPFGCLPQRDVNLKSPPLSTTCTDTAHGVSASHFTNAPFTIDDYIAATDRTCPAPGAPNPEGILKDSPGAQPGGCTRDLNHRFYEEKYQIDGGRQDRYVTGSDAIGLAMGVYDTTQLPIYRYLHAPGAPKYIVADHFFQAANGGSFLNHQYLVAARAPIDSSGGALGARHSVIDSNGMPASFPQYTATRRGVVNGQLTVVCADGSKADFDKACGDYAVNTVQPASPPASNGVKIALVDDAAYPNIGDRLSDAGVTWNWYAGGWDEAAAGNPGPLFQYHHQPLNYFANYAPGQPGRAHLRDEKEFVAAAKEGTLPSVSFVKPYGAENEHPGYASEPDGSDHLVDLLEAVVNGPQAGDTLVVVTYDEFGGQWDHVSPPGRGSPTPGVYDAFGPGTRIPALLISRSLPRSGVDHTVYDTTSILATIERGLGLQPLSSRDAQVADLTSALRSVRKP
- a CDS encoding ATP-binding protein; protein product: MQVGILGPFEVHTDDGALADVPGARLRALLVALALDPGRAVPKAALVDWIWGEHPPADAANALQRLASRLRKALPAGVVEGQPDGYRLRVEPDAVDAVRFERLLARARGDEDLRRLREALALWRGAAMQDVGLPDSAAFDAAVTRLEGLRLAALEDRFDAEIALGHGAELVTELTDLVAAHPVRERLVSALMRALVATGRDAEALRVFERTREVLADELGADPSAELSALHVALLRGEVGGREQPVKTNVRAELTSYVGKDADVSAVRELLAEHRLTTLIGPGGSGKTRLATETARTLVGDLPDGAWLVELAVVGTGGDVAQATLDAIGLRDALLGDAPDADPADRVVAAIRDRAMLLVLDNCEHVIESAATFAHRVLGECRRLRILATSREPLGITGEALWPVAPLLLPAEDADPGEIESAPAVRLLRDRAGAVRKELATDSADGHTPATLARVCRALDGMPLAIELAAARLRTMSLDQLANRLDDRFRLLTGGSRTALPRHRTLRAVIDWSWELLTDAERVLLRRLSVFSGGASLEAAEGVCAGGTVEEDQVLELLTALTEKSLLVTEGDSALRYRMLGTIREYAGQRLAEAGETEPARRAHLAYFTQLAETAEPHLRRAEQLRWLATLEAEHDNIAAAMRGALAAGDAQAAMRLAAGAGWYWWLAGHKAEGHELIMAATALPGEVTDEVRATAYAYVTAFLTSGRESDQHQAVEWIHRVYELGGRVERRHPAVGLVGALERMLQDPDAALSAWEPLLADEDPWARALARLQLGKMRIQLGRKGPEADAHLQKALSEFRALGERWGISFALTELADLIAMRGDFTSACEHYEHAIAVVTEVGAVEDVVRMRSRQAQLYWLSGDEESAAAAMAEAQRYADQVGWANALTELALARAELARWSGDAEQARRQLDIATAVLGNAAERAGMRAMRHDLLGYLADDLDDAREHRAAALDAAAEAGNAPQIARALVGIAELALRRDQYDQAARLLAASTSLRGRPDRSQPDVARIEEAARRRLGDARFTEATREGAGASWQELAAVTLAS
- a CDS encoding cytochrome P450, producing MSQTVSIPHGLPMERDAGPFDPPREITRLREVRPVSPMIFPDGHQGWLVTGYEAVRRLMADTRFSSRQDLGVVHVPYETPGMPAATEPSPQVPGLFIAMDPPDHSRLRRKLVGAFTVRRMKLLEEQIIDIVERQLDELARLTPPVDLVREFALPVPSLVICELLGVPYEDRANFQVNSAKFLVRDQTLAEKMAAYGAMTGYLAELVTGKRAEPGEDILSDLARDDDLSIEELVGIAFLLLLAGHETTANMLALGTFALLEHPEQLAELRADPDLLPGAVEELMRYLSVADIFYRYATEDVELCGETIGKGSTVVVSLLAANHDPLRFGDPDSLDLRRNARGHLSFGHGVHQCLGQQLARIELRAGIAGLLRRFPTLALAIPAGEVRLRTDMNIYGVHELPVTWTDTAP
- a CDS encoding MFS transporter, coding for MEPTPRTDEQQAGRRTGGVPPKQRRMVAGGAIGTLMEYYDYYLYGLASATVFPTVFFPNSNSTVGTLESFATFAFGFLLRPIGGLLFGHVGDRMGRKKALMITVVGMGIVTAAIGLIPSADSIGVAAPILLLFFRMLQGLFVGGEMGGAASLVVEHAPVGRRGLFGALLISGAGVANVASAGFMAALGIGSEEFFMTWGWRIPFVFALVLAVVAVVLRSKLEESEEFKEHATLQAKEGNRTKRGLPLKEVCRHPKNAVLGILIGLPQSIAGYVILTFGLAYIVSKGTQAQVGFIGTMIVGALQIVVAPLWGSLSDRVGRRPTYIGACIGFALLIYPTFALYQTDVAVLIWLGMVVGFVIPGVAMQGTLQTMLAEMFDVEARTTGVNIGYQISNTLGGGFAPLIATALTAAFDSVWPVVVYAAAIAVVGIVATAYASFRPDVENAPRLAELQGHR